GAGTCCCCGCTGCAGTTCCACCTCCCAAAGAAGAACCGAAGCCAGCAAGAGAAGAGGAAAAGAAATGAAGATTTATACATACATGAAATGATTTGATGCAAGTGTAAGAGTTGTTATTGATTACTTCAACTATATGATGTGGAACTGTTGTAGTGAGAACACTATAACAGTGTATTAGCATGAACAGATAAAGGGGAACTCTCTTGGCAGTGTCTAACAACAAGTTATTACTGTATTCTTTACCATGGCAGCATCACAGGAGAGTGCTTTTAATGGAAACTTAAATCATGCATGTTACCAGTTTAGTTACCCCTGTGATTTATTTACATGTTATTCTTAGCTAAAGTGGTAGTGAGGTTAGGTCTTAACTCAAGATATCAGGTCCCTCTCAACCATCCTACCAAAAAGCCATCAAGGACATTTTTCATATGTGCTATATGTTGGCAACTTTAGGATAAATTTTTAGCCCGGAAATCATGCGTGCATGCTTCCTACCATATCTACAGTGGTCAAAAGGCATTGCAACAGCAAGGCACAAAGGAGGCCACCATCTGAAAAAGCATATCATATACTCTAGTAATTACAGCCTTTTGAATTTAAAACTCAATGTTGCTTTTCCAAAAGCTAATATTTCACAAGATTTTATGAGATCCGACCATGAAAACTTACCGTTGCTACTTTTTCATAAAGAAACAAAATGATACTAAAAGTATCATGTAAAACATGTTCATCCGATCAAGCAATGTCCAAAGCTTGATTGATCAAAGGACAAGTGATTACCTTTAGTTTAAGCTTTGCTTTCACTGCTACATTTGCAATCATAGCTCACCCCCACAAGCTTAACCTTTCcctttttataatttactttcatTGCTACCTAATATAGGGAAAAACTCGGGCAGGATTTCTACCCTTGCACTCAATGTTATGTAACGCTGATGAATCTGTTTTTAGGAATGGTTGAGAgatcttttaataaaattattttcttgcAGCTGCAGTACTCCTCATGTTTAAAGATCTAAATGCATGGATATACTCTATGTTTTTATAATTATGAATGGTTTAAGTGGATGGATTGAGATTGCACTCGGGTGACATATGAGTTTAAGTGATTTAATTTTTCGTACGGTTGACATCATTGATTAGAGTTAGGTTGTTTTAATTAGCAAGGCTGTTGACGGATCAAATTCTGAAAGTGTCTTTTGGGGTTATTCCTTCGGTGAAGATTTATTGTAAGGTGGTTCCTATAGTTAATTTACGATTAAGGAAATTGGTGGTTAAGGTATCCTTGATTACTATAACTAATTTAGTAGTGAGCGAGAAAACGTTCGTAATATGTTAATTAATTCTAAAATCAAGACTGATGTTGTACCCGATGATAGAATATTCATCAATTGAGtctattttatttgatttcagaatcgatttttatttacttatttaatttagtattactttaacccttttatttattttatgcaagATTGCAAGAGTCATGGGCATGAAATTGCTCAAGAAGTGTCCTGGTTGTGAGAATTTCGAACACGGTCAAACCAATCCCTATGGGATAGACCTACTCTTTATATAATGAATTTTACATTTTGCTTTTAGACTTAGaatttatttttggtggatttgtGTACAATTGTTAAATGTATCAAAAATAAAACCTACTTGAAAAATGAATTAGTGGAAAATGACAAGTAGGGTTGTATCAGAGGCAcgataataattttatttctttaattagcaaacaagtaaaataaaaataaaaataaataaggcaatttagaataaaaaattaaaattaaaataaatcagcttaaaaaataaataataaaataaaatataagaaattaataagGAAAAACTTTAATCAAAGTAAATTATTCAATTGATTCAAGGGTTTGATCATTAATGCAAAgatgatttcaatattttttaataaattagttatagtCACCGATCATCGCCTAATAACCTAATTTATTTTTACCTTCTCGATAATTAAGACGATCACCATTAATTACTTCTCTTATTGACTAACAACCTTATAATGATCGGTTAAGAATTTAATTTACCAATAGTCTTAAGAACGAAAGAGACACAATTCAAACCAACAAACACATTATCAGAGTTTATTTAAGTTAGATCGCATGTCcatactatacaaataatcatgcaGTGGTCGCAAATGTTAGAAATTAATCGATCGACTAGTTATCTATTGACAAAACAATAATTCTAAGCTATCAAATACTAGCAGAATATTTAACAAACCtgaacaattataattaaacaagAAAACATGCAAATACTAAGGATCAAAGAAAGATTAAAAGCAATTCGATCTCACAATATTTTAGAATCAAACTTCGAATATTACTTTAACTAGAAAAGAGGGTTTAGAAAGCcataaaatatagaaaacaaGATAAAACTAAGAACGACTAGGTCTGAATCTCCTAATCTTTCACTTAATCATGTTTATTTATAggacaaaaataatataatagagaaaatataaaagtgacattaattaaataaagaagaattatttttaggttttatttttactattttttcatTAAACTTTCAAGCCGTTTTTGGACGTCTTTCTAATATTTTTGGGCTTCATCTGTGAAATAATTTTAgataaatcttttaattttcttcgAACTGGTTTATTATGAACCTAAAATGAAGGTCAGTAATTCAAGTTatgatcaaaatattaaaactatactattttcaaaatccaaatcataaaagttgctaaaaataaaattccattttctcttattattttctaaattaataatgaataaaatataaatttaaataatataattaataacataaatagTATAATAGAACGAAAAATATcacaaataatagaaaattacGGCTATTGGTGATTCTACTAACCGTGGACTAAACACGATGTGGAGGCCATATGATATCTTGAAAGGTGGACTTAACAAGTCCTTATCAATATTATTTCAGGATATGCTACACATTGATGGAATCTACTCCTCTACGCAGCTACCATTGAGGGGTCCGCCCCAACCCAATCTCTACTTCTAGTAGCCCTAGTGCACGACACTAAAGTAGTGACCCCTCTTGACATTTCGTTAGGTTTATTCACATCTTCTAGGGACATCTTGCTCAACCTCTTCAGGTTTAAGCTTATTAAGCATGGAAAGGAACTAAGAGCACCTTTAATGGTCTTAACTTCGCAGAGTTGTTTTTACTGCAACACCACCAAAAAGATGCCCAAGGCATTCCATTGACAACCTCACCAGAATTCATCGTCACGGCCTAAAGCCCCTTGTTCTCCAATGTGTCAACTATAACAAATTAAGGGAGCGAAAGCTCGCCAAATTCTCCTTAGACTTTTCCAACAAAATGAAGCTCCAACCAAAAGGTCTCTTCATCACAATCATCGAGGAGCTACCCCCTCCTTGATGCCGAGAGAATGGACTCAGTCCTACTTTGCTCTAGTGGTACTCTTCAAGTGACCTCGAGGGATGCGAGACAAAGATACAAGTAAATCTCCCAAATGCTCCCCCTATGTAGTGGACTATGGTTATCTCCCTACTATCAATGAAGTGACTCGCCATTTTAGATCTCCCTTGTGCAGCAGACTATGGTTTTCTCCTCGCCATTAATGAAACTGCTCACCATTTTAGTTCTCCCTTGTGCAGTGGACTACGATTATCTCGACATCAACGAAGTTGCTCTCCACTTTAGTTCTCTACACTGAAAAAAAGATCATTCCTTAGTTCTCCCCAATAGATGCAGATGCAAGACTTACAACAGAAACTATGCAATTGCCATTGCCAACACATTTTAGGGAAGACTTGATGGGGGAAATGGGGAATCGGCTAATAAATAGCAATAAGGATACCCTATGCCCATCCTCTGACAAGTAACCAATTGAAGGATTACTTGACACCACAACACCACCCCAAATGCAGTTCAAGGCACGCACACAGAAGTTTCCAATGCACCAATAAGAAcgcaaaagcaaaagcaaaggTGCCTTATAGGCAGGGCACCTAGCCTTTTCAGGCAAAACTACCGCAGAAAAAGCAATAGCAAGCAAACACCATAagcataaaataaattgaattcaaatttatatatcaaatccAATATAAAAAGTTCCCCTTTCAAGGAAACAACTTATGAGCACATTTGGCAAATGCGTTGAATATTTCTTAAATCATCCAACATGATCTCTCTACGTCACATAACATGGTTCACCgcataaaaaaaaaaggattttgcGAACCACGTGTTACCAACccaacacatgcatatatataaacaaaaataaaacaccaATATATGCTAAAAGCAAAATAGAATGgtatgcaaaaaagaaaaaaaattgttattaacttgtaaaagattataaaaaaatgattCAAGGGGAATCGATAATATTAACAATGTTTCCAGTAGGGTGGACTCCAGCAACTTCCTCGATGAGAAAAGTAGTGCCATCATCAATAGCTTGGGGAGTAGAAGGCAGATGATAAAGTACACTAGAGCTTGATAGCTGAGACTTCAGAAGCTCGCATTCTGGACCAGAGGGATTGTGCATGTCATCTCCGGGCAAAAACTCTCTAATGGCGGTAAGATTAAACATCGCTTACATCAAAAGGATCATGGTTCAATTGAAGATGCAACGTTGTCAAGTCTTGGATGAAATGAACTTGCTTCCCTTTATTAATCTCCCCCTTTAAAATAACAGCCCAACATTAGTATCTTGCTCAGCAAATTGCTCCTTAAGGGATTCCTTCCTCCTTTGCCATTCACTTTTCAAGATTCGCGGCTTGCTGAAGATAACAATCGTTCAACTCTAGCATCTTTTTCGCGTGATCTTCCTTGACATCCAAGCTCCATTGAAGGTGTTTAGCCTCCTCCACTTGCAGCTTTTTCCTTCACCAAAGCCTCTTTCACTGAACATTTGTTGTGAATGAGTGGTCAAAATTCTCCAATAGCTTTTTCATCTCCAGGTTGGCCTTAACCTGTATATCATATGATCACCTTAACTTGTCAAAAAAAAGCCATCCAAGCCTCACAATCCTTCTTCAACTAGTCTTTCTCCCAAGTCAACCTATGGATATCTGATGACTTCCTAGTGTACTGTTAAAATATATCAACTTTAAACATAGTTCATTCCCAGGATCGTAACCATGAAAATTGAGTTTAATTCACAACTTTGTTTAACCAACTCTAGAAGTACCAATTAAGGATGGTAGTCAATGCTAACATTAAGAAAGGATATGAAGGAATAAAaagtaattaactaaattaaaatagtaATCTCAAAGTTAACTTCTAATTAGATATAGTTAATGGAGTGTAACGAATGAATTAATGATATAACACTTAGCCTTAAGGATAAAAGATCCACCCCTTGTTGATTTCTTGACAACTAATTTTCTTATTtactaattaataaatttattattattgtgtttTAACAAAATTCTACAAATATGCAAAATACATTATTATTCCAATCTTGATGATTAGTTAATTATTTATGTACTACACATGGGTAAGTAACATCGTCTGTTTAATGAAGAGAATTTGCGGTCCTTGTGACATTAGACATGGGGATAACTGATAAATTTGTTTGCTTAATCAGCTTGAAAGTGAATGAGGATTTATCCTGTAGAACGTAAACAAATCTCACGATGTAggaatttaattttattcataaGACAGAGAGATATACATAATTAGATTTTACAACAATGTTATTACAGTACATCCGGCCCCTATCAAATAAACAATCTGCCTTGTCTGTATTTCTAAATAAGACGTTGTTTTATTGTTCTTCAAATATAGTACTAATTTACAGAATCAGCCTAGTCCTTGTAATGAGAAACAATCTCAGTAGCTTTGTAAGTGAGTCCTCCAAGCACTTCTAATCCCATATATATAAACCTGAAATAATTAGCAAATCATAAGACAGCAAGGGGAAATGAAGGATCTCAAGCTCAACAAATGAAGCAATTGTCTCACCTAAAACTGATTTCTTCATTTCTCCACATCTATAAACAAATAATCTAAGATTCTACTATTGacacacatttatatatattgtatatctATTATTCCACATGTGAAGGCCAATTTAACATTGTGGGAAAACAGTTCCCTTTTCAGTCAATTTAACATTGTTGCAGATAGCTTTGGCAGTTCTATCTCCTTGTTCCTGTAACTTAACATTTTGCAGCAAAATTTCTTGGCAAGGATGAGTCTTGCTGCAATCAAATTTGATTGCTACTTCAGAAGCACTAGTCCCATTGATGTTCTTATACACCACATCTTTCACTTTAACTGCAGAGCTCTGCACAAATTCAACATAATCGAGTTCATATATATTAGAGTCAACAGTAGATTACTCTTTTGCATACATAAACAAACACTTAGCATAGGTTTGCGTCACCTGTTCTTTGCATGGTTTATCTTGGTCACAATAGTTTTGGTCTATGATGATGGGGTTGCTGACGTTATTCATTTCAATGTTCTGGAATAAGATGTTGCTTGCACTTCCTAACCCTCCCTGCTCATCATTAATCATACAATATTGTATTAAAACACATCTTGAATGGATATCGTAGATATTATTTAGAAAGCTTCACTTGCCTGCCATGTCTTGATCCTCACACCATTTGCGGTTCCAGAAAGCTTAGCTCCATCCACAGTCACACCCGAGACATAAGCCTTTGAACTTTTAGATCCCAAGCTCCCAATACTGGCCTCCCATCATAACAATCGGATAGATGTAAGTAACGTATATAGAAACATAGtaaatctaaaaaagaaaaaagggcgATAAAATTTAGGGTTAAAGACCTGATTCCATGACCAGGGCCACAAGTTATGTCCATGGCTTGCACATTTTTGGATCCACTTACAATGGAGATACAATCGTCACCTTCagttaaaaacattaaaaacaaaaaacatgCAAGGCAAAATCaatatagaataataataataataataaattgtagaATTTTGGGTGGGATTCTGTTAAAGGTGTCCATGGGCCAAGACCATATATGATTGTTCAAGTTCGGTCCATGTACAGTACCTGTTCCTATGACAGAATTTGTGATCCATATGTTTTGACTACGAGTGATATGAATCCCATCGGTGTTGGGGCTGCTCTCTGGGGCTGCCACCGCAAGACCAGAAGCTTGAACACCGTTGcatttttcaaaagaaacatgaATTTGTTGTGCATCTTGGATGTTCAAGTTTTGAACTTTCAAGTTTTTGCTATTGTAGAAGGTGAGAGCCTGAAACGACAGTTTATATTTTACCCCACCACaattatgttataattaaaaattttcgaGCTCGTATTTAATAGAGTGACAATAAAACTTTTTTAACTTCACTAGACTCATGTTTCATTTCCTCAGTCTTTCTTGTAACTTTAAAAGCTGGATGATAAAAGAAAAAACGACTCATTTAACCTACCGTTGGTGCATCCTTGCATGGCtgcaaaacaataaaagaaaagaaacaaataatgattaaaaaGTTGATAAGAGAAAGGAAGAGCAAAAATAAAACCTGAAGCAAATATAGAGaaaatttttttgggggggtaAGCTTACAAGAGTTTTATTGATTTTGCAAGAGTTTTGCCACCATATCTTCCCATTACCATTAATTTTTCCAGTTCCACCACCTTCAATTAACAGATTATTAATACTATCAAAGATAAGCCAGTGCCTTGTATCTTCCTTGTAGTCTGACATATCATCAGATGCTTCCATGCTTCCATATATCTGCAATTTTGGTCGAAATGGATTATGATCCATCATTGGCTTGGCGTTGAAGTTGAGGGGGATAACTAAATTAATGGGGGGGTTTTCAACCTCACCTGGATTGTAAGATTAGACTTGCAGGGACCTGAAAATCTAATAGGCTTGAGTTGATAGCGTTTTCCTTGAGGCACCTCAAGCACAACTTCACCCTTGGACGAACAAGCTTCTTCCCAAGCCTTCTCAAATGCCTGAAACCATCATTGATTATCACATAAAACACCCTTTGAATTTTATGAACGGTATGAACTTTCATATCTATATAGATATTTCTGTGTGATCTAACCTGAGTGTCTTGAGTGGCATCACCGGTGGCTCCAAAATCATCGACATTAACTGTTTTAGTTGATGGTGCTGATATGACACCTAACTTCTGGAGCTGGCTAATAACTTGAGTCCTTTGTGAGATCAAATCCTTAAAGTGCCCATCATCAATGGTGGTGGTGAAATATGAAGGGTAGGCTTGTGGATCATATCCAGCGGATACAAGGTCTTCAAAGTAATTATAAGAGGGAGGAGGGGGGTCCTTTTCCAAAGAGTTGTAACGTGAGAATAAAGAGAAAATGGTTATGAAATATAGGACGACTACTTGTCTAATTTGTCCATCCATTTGCGTCTTGTTTTGTAagagaaaagaataaaagaaaaagaaataaactaaTCTTATGAAAGGTAGGGGAGAATTGGTATGGTTGTGAGTTAGTTTAATGATGAGATTCtatatttataaagaaaaaaagaaatactaAGAGAAGGGAGATTGCTTGGTGTCTTTGGGCAACACTCTTTGAGGTATGGTCTACGATATGAGAGATTGAGACGAAATAATCTCTGCCTTTTCTAACTCCAACATCATTCAATGTTGaagattaataaaaaattatttggaGGTAATTAAAGTCGGTTTTATTTTTGTTCatcttaaatatttaaaaataattttaataatatatccAAATTTCATATGAATGTGTAATTTTTAAAATCGTCatactttaaaaatcatttatTAGTATTTGGattgtttatattaaaatattgaatattattaatttatttccatttattgTTGAATTATACATGTATGATGTACTTGGTGAACTTATGTTTGACAGATATACCGAAATATGGATAAGGGTACCTACCAATCAAATGCTGACAAGGTCAGAAAGAAGAATGTACTGTGTAAAATAGTTTGGCAATCTTAATCCATGAAATACTGAAATAAactcttttaacaatttaagtgTAATAAATAATTGACTTTAAAAAGAATTGATTGCATGACATtataatgaatgaaaatgatacaTACCAAGGTGAGATAACTCTTAGATACGTCCAATCTTTCACATGCCTTGTTTTGGGTGCTCATTTTATCATCTTGTTAGGAATGATGGTGGGGAACGTTGGAATATTTGATTCTGTGTTTCAATTTATTATGAATGTGaagttttaaaagtaattttcGTCCAATATATTTAACCTTATTCTGTCGACTTCGTTTCGATTTGATTTTTGGTAGTGCCAGATGTGCGTTCTAGATACAACATTAGTTGTAATTAGGCATCCGCTTgaatatatacattcatttctATTCTGCACTACTCTGTCTCAATTCGAGTTTCGTTAGTTGTTTTTGTTATTGTCAATTGCATGTCTCAGATGCAATGTCAGTTGCAACCGGATGTTATGCAActtatttgtttgatttta
This window of the Gossypium hirsutum isolate 1008001.06 chromosome A09, Gossypium_hirsutum_v2.1, whole genome shotgun sequence genome carries:
- the LOC107889398 gene encoding polygalacturonase produces the protein MDGQIRQVVVLYFITIFSLFSRYNSLEKDPPPPSYNYFEDLVSAGYDPQAYPSYFTTTIDDGHFKDLISQRTQVISQLQKLGVISAPSTKTVNVDDFGATGDATQDTQAFEKAWEEACSSKGEVVLEVPQGKRYQLKPIRFSGPCKSNLTIQIYGSMEASDDMSDYKEDTRHWLIFDSINNLLIEGGGTGKINGNGKIWWQNSCKINKTLPCKDAPTALTFYNSKNLKVQNLNIQDAQQIHVSFEKCNGVQASGLAVAAPESSPNTDGIHITRSQNIWITNSVIGTGDDCISIVSGSKNVQAMDITCGPGHGISIGSLGSKSSKAYVSGVTVDGAKLSGTANGVRIKTWQGGLGSASNILFQNIEMNNVSNPIIIDQNYCDQDKPCKEQSSAVKVKDVVYKNINGTSASEVAIKFDCSKTHPCQEILLQNVKLQEQGDRTAKAICNNVKLTEKGTVFPQC